A genome region from Leptospiraceae bacterium includes the following:
- a CDS encoding glutamyl-tRNA reductase has translation MRTLYIGDVRIYDVSSALYSEHYEIYIGYDAYKLLLEIVSGIRSRLLGETEILAQFKEVLKNEVLPKNSLGDYLKKLRDQIIEDSRKIRSGHLRHLGDQSYGGLANRYLKSTKEVVLFGTGNLAIKVLPWLLEKNRKVTVVGRNLEKLKEISSKFPVQIQNINEFIPAGQAIVIAAPISLKNIIPSLKENTIVVDFREDDKNDKFNESLNYISFESMLNSLKAQEERNKELRKKLEVVVSEIAEERENESQNFIYGWEDIPCLTF, from the coding sequence ATGCGAACCCTCTATATTGGCGATGTAAGAATATATGATGTATCAAGTGCGCTATATTCTGAGCACTATGAAATATATATTGGTTATGATGCCTATAAACTATTACTCGAAATTGTGAGCGGTATTCGTTCTAGGCTGCTAGGGGAAACTGAAATTCTTGCTCAATTCAAAGAAGTCCTAAAAAATGAAGTACTACCAAAAAATTCCCTTGGTGATTATTTAAAAAAACTAAGAGACCAAATCATTGAAGATTCTCGAAAAATAAGAAGTGGACATTTAAGACATTTAGGGGATCAATCTTATGGCGGATTAGCAAACAGATATTTAAAATCAACAAAAGAAGTAGTTCTATTTGGAACCGGAAATTTAGCTATCAAAGTTTTACCTTGGCTTTTAGAGAAAAACCGGAAGGTAACTGTTGTTGGTAGAAATCTAGAAAAACTAAAAGAAATTTCTTCAAAATTTCCTGTCCAAATTCAAAATATAAATGAATTTATTCCTGCAGGTCAAGCGATTGTAATCGCCGCACCAATTTCTTTAAAAAATATTATTCCTTCTTTAAAAGAAAATACAATCGTAGTAGACTTTCGGGAAGATGATAAAAATGACAAGTTCAATGAATCACTTAATTATATTTCATTCGAATCAATGTTAAACTCCTTAAAAGCCCAAGAAGAAAGAAACAAAGAACTTCGAAAAAAACTAGAAGTTGTTGTTTCGGAAATAGCAGAAGAAAGAGAAAACGAAAGTCAGAATTTTATATACGGTTGGGAAGATATACCTTGTCTAACCTTCTAA
- a CDS encoding MBOAT family protein: protein MIFNSVDFILFFPVVYLLYIGFSHKQQNILLLIASYFFYGYWDYRFLSLLILSTVIDYYASLGIEANRDNPRKKKYFLYLSIFSNLGILGFFKYFNFFVKSAVTAFGAAGVNMHEPTLSIILPLGISFYTFQTMSYTIDVYRGDLKPARNFLDFALFVTYFPQLVAGPIERATNLLPQIANERKITFENLKQGSFLILFGFFKKVYIADNMATIVDPFFATGDSLVTRTGAEAFLGSAAFVFQIYGDFSGYSDIARGVSKFLGVELIRNFNHPLFSQNINDFWRRWHISFMNWLRDYVYVPLGGKNDSEFRQHINSMIVFLLSGLWHGANWTFVLWGFFWGLVTSIYRVLRKITAPKDGSKRPPPNKYLIPLNFAFTFTLIIFSCFFFRSQDITTAFILIKKVFLEFGVVDPKLIMKFAKLVIPFMLIEFYQYIKDNEYAIFELKTFYRVCLYLFIFYSIIVMGNCNKNEFIYFVF, encoded by the coding sequence ATGATATTCAACTCAGTTGATTTTATCCTTTTTTTTCCGGTAGTTTATCTACTGTATATTGGATTTAGTCACAAGCAACAAAATATATTACTCCTGATAGCCAGTTATTTTTTTTATGGCTATTGGGATTACAGATTTTTATCTCTATTAATTCTCTCAACGGTTATTGATTATTATGCTTCCTTAGGTATTGAGGCAAATAGAGATAATCCCCGCAAAAAGAAATATTTTTTATATCTAAGTATATTTTCGAACTTAGGAATCCTTGGATTTTTTAAATACTTTAATTTCTTTGTAAAAAGTGCAGTTACTGCATTTGGAGCTGCCGGTGTAAATATGCATGAGCCAACGCTAAGTATTATTTTGCCGCTTGGAATTTCCTTTTATACATTTCAAACAATGTCTTATACGATAGATGTTTACCGAGGGGATTTAAAGCCTGCTCGTAATTTTCTGGATTTTGCATTATTTGTAACCTATTTTCCGCAGTTAGTTGCCGGCCCAATAGAGAGGGCAACCAATCTTTTGCCCCAGATAGCAAATGAACGAAAAATTACTTTCGAAAATTTAAAACAAGGTTCTTTTCTTATATTATTTGGATTCTTTAAGAAAGTTTATATTGCGGATAATATGGCGACTATTGTAGATCCTTTTTTTGCCACTGGGGATTCACTTGTGACTCGAACAGGTGCGGAAGCATTTCTTGGGTCTGCTGCCTTCGTATTTCAGATTTATGGGGACTTTTCCGGTTATTCAGACATTGCTCGAGGGGTTTCAAAATTTTTAGGAGTAGAGCTAATTCGTAACTTTAATCATCCTTTGTTTTCTCAGAACATAAATGATTTTTGGAGAAGATGGCATATTTCTTTCATGAACTGGTTGAGAGATTATGTATATGTACCGTTAGGCGGAAAAAACGACAGTGAATTTAGACAACATATAAATAGTATGATTGTGTTTCTACTTTCGGGGCTTTGGCATGGGGCTAATTGGACGTTTGTGCTTTGGGGATTTTTTTGGGGATTAGTCACTAGCATTTACAGAGTATTAAGAAAAATTACTGCCCCAAAAGATGGTAGTAAAAGACCTCCGCCAAATAAATATTTAATTCCATTGAACTTTGCATTTACTTTTACATTAATCATTTTTTCTTGTTTTTTCTTTCGATCACAGGATATTACTACAGCATTTATCCTAATAAAAAAAGTTTTTCTAGAATTCGGTGTAGTGGATCCAAAATTAATTATGAAATTTGCGAAATTGGTAATACCGTTTATGTTGATTGAGTTTTATCAATACATAAAGGATAATGAATACGCCATTTTTGAATTAAAAACTTTCTACAGAGTTTGTTTGTATCTTTTTATCTTTTATTCTATTATAGTTATGGGGAATTGTAACAAAAATGAATTCATTTATTTCGTATTTTAA
- a CDS encoding PAS domain S-box protein has translation MNLNKKIQKYSLLSDLCAFLTAGIGLFALLGWLSNSRLVFSFSENYKPMPPNIAISLIISGILLYILNYSFVVRKLVIFVGSLFTISLAFLRLFEYITDIDIGSDFLIFNFKNYGKWYSHAAKTSFFGALNILLAGISLFLLALKREEKTLETISIFIGNIITFIGTVFALGYIYGVPLFHATHQVPMSFNSAIAFIFLGIGISFSSSIPDMKNRLLVESQLEETKKQIESAFLYSASGMALIGVNDNWLRVNKPFCRILGYTKEELTSKLFFSLLEKEFILDYILKFDELLSKKVESLQMESRLQHKSGALVWALLSISLLRDERNFPEYYIIQMQDITKLKKIESDLINAKKVLEEALYAKSHFFASMSHELKTPLQSILGYSELIEEEAIQLGAEQIQNDSRKIHRSGKNLLKLINDILDISKLDANKMEVKQNFFELNLLLEELNDTIKPLLAANKNSFNINVPEKNILIYQDLEKIKHILLNLLSNACKFTLEGNISLQINLSKIDSEEWIQFEVIDTGIGISENDIRKIFNPFQQAFDSNTRKYAGTGLGLTIAKQFANLLGGDLSAESQVGKGSRFIVILPLPHPTKTNLS, from the coding sequence ATGAACCTGAATAAGAAAATACAAAAATACTCACTTTTAAGTGATTTATGCGCTTTTCTTACTGCGGGTATTGGTTTATTTGCTCTCCTAGGTTGGTTATCCAATTCTAGACTTGTATTTAGTTTTAGTGAAAACTACAAACCGATGCCACCAAATATTGCAATAAGTTTGATTATTTCTGGGATTCTATTATATATTTTAAACTATTCTTTTGTAGTCAGAAAATTAGTTATATTTGTTGGTTCATTATTCACAATTAGTTTAGCATTTCTGAGACTTTTTGAATATATAACCGATATTGACATAGGATCCGACTTCCTCATTTTTAATTTTAAAAATTATGGTAAATGGTACAGTCATGCGGCAAAAACATCTTTTTTTGGAGCATTAAATATATTATTAGCGGGTATCAGCTTATTCCTATTAGCCTTAAAAAGAGAAGAAAAAACTTTAGAAACCATTTCCATTTTCATTGGAAACATTATCACATTCATAGGGACAGTTTTTGCGTTAGGCTACATATATGGCGTCCCTCTTTTTCATGCAACTCATCAAGTACCGATGTCTTTTAATAGTGCAATTGCTTTTATTTTTTTAGGTATTGGGATTTCATTCTCTAGTTCGATTCCTGACATGAAAAATAGATTATTGGTTGAATCTCAATTGGAAGAAACAAAAAAACAAATTGAAAGTGCTTTTTTATATTCAGCTTCAGGAATGGCTCTCATCGGAGTTAACGACAATTGGTTAAGAGTAAATAAACCTTTTTGTAGAATTCTAGGATATACAAAAGAAGAACTTACTTCAAAATTATTTTTTAGCCTTTTAGAAAAAGAATTCATTTTGGATTATATTTTGAAATTCGATGAATTACTTTCGAAAAAAGTAGAGAGCCTACAAATGGAAAGTCGCCTCCAACACAAATCCGGCGCACTAGTTTGGGCACTTTTAAGTATTTCTCTTTTACGTGACGAACGAAATTTTCCTGAATACTACATTATCCAAATGCAAGACATTACAAAACTAAAAAAAATCGAATCCGACTTAATCAATGCGAAGAAAGTTTTAGAAGAAGCACTCTATGCCAAAAGTCATTTTTTCGCATCTATGAGCCATGAACTAAAAACCCCTCTTCAATCAATATTGGGTTACAGCGAATTAATCGAAGAAGAAGCAATCCAACTTGGCGCAGAACAGATACAAAACGATAGTCGAAAAATCCATCGTTCAGGGAAAAATTTACTAAAATTAATTAACGATATATTGGATATTTCAAAATTAGATGCAAACAAAATGGAAGTAAAACAAAATTTCTTTGAATTAAATTTACTTTTAGAAGAACTAAACGATACAATTAAACCATTATTAGCCGCCAACAAAAACAGTTTTAACATAAATGTACCTGAGAAAAATATTCTCATATACCAAGATTTGGAAAAAATAAAACATATATTACTAAACCTATTATCAAATGCATGTAAATTTACATTGGAAGGAAATATTTCCCTACAAATTAATTTATCCAAAATTGATTCTGAAGAATGGATTCAATTTGAAGTAATAGATACTGGGATTGGCATTTCCGAAAACGATATCAGAAAAATCTTTAATCCATTCCAACAGGCATTTGATTCAAACACTCGCAAGTATGCAGGTACCGGACTTGGATTAACAATAGCGAAACAATTTGCAAACTTACTTGGTGGAGATTTGTCTGCAGAAAGCCAAGTCGGAAAAGGAAGTAGATTTATTGTAATTCTTCCGCTTCCTCATCCGACTAAAACTAATTTGTCTTAA
- a CDS encoding patatin-like phospholipase family protein, which yields MTDLKALGKYYLLSSLPILHSLSDSDRSYIAEKAVIKDLQRHDFLYKQGEQGEFFYIIVNGSIELISSKKVGNTEKQTSWDVMRKGDFLGVISLMGNKPHPFSAVALGDVKLLIISAKDFHEMISKIPSLGIVITKVLSRRLKATPDEQNRKIIESNVISIYSSENIELGSKFALELSEHIINQTSKKSILLRFNKKEKKLIHSSSKVRNFNLTDVDEILIQYRKYRYSYHYIILDLPEDNYELCKALIEESDQCYLLSKNEIQDKNHFLDIYKCKNINDSDFLTNIVIGEDIKSSELNSITQKIARKITGMKLGLALGGGAAFGLSQIGVLKVLERENIYIDTISGTSIGSFVGALWASGLSAKDIENAMEEFGSLFDMLKLIDFSVMPQKGLIKGNNIRKFLEGFLGEKTFKDLPKELRTIACDINRREEVVMKDGLVVDAIMASTAIPGLFNPFIKNDVIYVDGGVVNPLPVSALTKEGIQRIIAVNAMPSPEDVVLSNKKDQSIMDIFINSFYSLQYRLCKYSFQSSDIYMSPILPNSSWYEFYRAKEFIELGEKVCEENIKEIRNLAFKTN from the coding sequence ATGACAGATTTAAAGGCACTTGGAAAATACTACTTACTTTCGTCTTTACCAATACTACATTCGTTATCGGATTCAGACAGAAGTTATATTGCCGAGAAGGCAGTAATTAAAGACCTACAAAGGCATGATTTTTTATACAAACAAGGGGAGCAGGGTGAGTTTTTTTATATTATAGTCAACGGAAGTATTGAGTTAATTAGTTCCAAAAAAGTAGGAAATACAGAAAAACAAACTTCCTGGGACGTGATGCGAAAGGGAGATTTTCTTGGAGTAATTTCCTTAATGGGAAATAAACCGCATCCATTTTCTGCAGTTGCCCTAGGGGATGTAAAACTACTTATTATTTCAGCGAAAGACTTTCATGAAATGATTTCTAAAATTCCATCGTTGGGCATTGTAATCACAAAGGTTTTGTCTAGAAGATTAAAGGCTACACCTGACGAACAAAATAGAAAAATAATCGAATCAAATGTTATATCTATATATAGCTCTGAAAATATTGAATTAGGATCCAAATTTGCGTTAGAACTTTCGGAACATATAATAAATCAAACTTCCAAAAAATCAATTTTACTTAGATTTAACAAAAAGGAAAAAAAATTAATTCATTCTTCTTCTAAAGTGAGAAACTTTAACTTAACAGACGTGGACGAAATATTAATACAGTATCGTAAATACAGATATTCGTATCATTATATAATCCTTGATTTACCGGAAGATAATTATGAACTTTGTAAGGCACTCATAGAAGAGTCAGATCAATGTTATCTTCTTTCTAAAAATGAAATTCAGGACAAAAACCATTTTTTAGATATATATAAATGTAAAAATATAAATGATTCCGATTTTCTAACAAATATTGTAATTGGAGAAGATATAAAGAGTTCTGAATTGAATTCAATAACTCAAAAAATTGCCAGAAAAATTACTGGAATGAAACTCGGATTAGCGTTAGGCGGTGGAGCTGCTTTTGGATTATCACAAATTGGAGTATTAAAAGTTCTTGAAAGAGAAAATATTTACATAGATACAATTTCTGGCACTAGTATCGGATCATTTGTTGGAGCACTTTGGGCAAGCGGATTAAGTGCAAAGGATATTGAAAACGCAATGGAAGAATTTGGTTCACTTTTTGATATGTTAAAATTAATTGATTTTTCGGTAATGCCGCAGAAAGGATTGATTAAAGGAAATAACATTCGCAAGTTTTTGGAAGGTTTTCTTGGAGAAAAAACTTTTAAAGACCTTCCCAAAGAACTCAGAACAATTGCTTGTGACATTAATAGAAGAGAAGAGGTTGTTATGAAAGATGGGTTAGTCGTGGATGCTATCATGGCGAGTACCGCAATACCTGGACTATTTAACCCATTTATAAAAAATGACGTCATCTATGTTGATGGTGGAGTCGTAAATCCGCTACCTGTGAGTGCACTCACAAAAGAAGGTATTCAGAGGATAATCGCTGTTAATGCAATGCCATCGCCAGAAGATGTCGTATTATCAAATAAAAAAGATCAATCAATTATGGATATTTTTATAAATAGTTTTTACTCTTTACAATACAGATTGTGTAAGTATTCATTTCAAAGTTCAGATATTTACATGAGTCCTATTTTACCAAATTCTTCTTGGTATGAATTCTATCGTGCAAAAGAATTTATAGAATTAGGTGAAAAAGTTTGTGAAGAAAATATTAAGGAAATTCGTAATTTAGCTTTTAAGACAAATTAG
- a CDS encoding response regulator transcription factor has protein sequence MAQNKSFKIYKILLLEDDPDSAEIVTRSLEKYNIQIDHVNNARLAINKLKTKYDLIISDVMMPVMDGFSFIEKYKQEIHNTPVIIVTALKEKEDILKAASLRISHYLIKPFEQSKLVAKVIEALGINNTDLISKKDFPFSISHDVIDESSIKLILKGISNPLQFKNSLANYIVELKSYSSNIKNFTIFVSNEFSYTLNSIELVDYLLGSVMEEFKVKENKLLLKGEYFSKLTEEDISKTKILKLVISIPK, from the coding sequence ATGGCACAAAATAAAAGCTTTAAAATCTACAAAATTCTACTATTAGAAGACGACCCAGATTCAGCCGAAATCGTTACACGAAGTTTAGAAAAATACAATATTCAAATTGACCATGTAAACAATGCCAGACTTGCCATTAATAAACTTAAAACCAAATATGATTTAATTATTTCTGATGTTATGATGCCTGTCATGGATGGATTTAGTTTTATTGAAAAATACAAACAGGAAATACACAATACACCAGTCATTATTGTTACTGCCCTCAAAGAAAAGGAAGATATTTTAAAAGCAGCTTCTTTGCGGATCAGCCATTATTTAATAAAACCATTTGAGCAATCAAAGTTAGTCGCAAAAGTAATTGAAGCGTTAGGAATAAATAACACCGACTTAATTTCAAAAAAAGATTTTCCATTCTCAATTTCGCATGACGTCATAGATGAGTCCAGTATAAAACTTATTTTAAAAGGTATATCGAACCCACTCCAATTTAAAAACTCTTTAGCAAATTATATAGTAGAACTTAAATCCTATTCCTCTAATATTAAGAATTTTACTATTTTTGTTAGTAATGAATTTAGTTATACGCTGAACTCAATTGAGTTAGTTGATTATTTACTTGGAAGTGTGATGGAAGAATTTAAAGTAAAGGAAAATAAACTTTTACTGAAAGGGGAATATTTTTCTAAACTAACAGAAGAAGATATTTCAAAAACAAAAATTTTAAAACTTGTAATTTCTATTCCAAAATAA
- a CDS encoding DUF1577 domain-containing protein, with translation METKEITDINSINKMVETLFKQFPVYTILEKKPVQIKILAIKNQNVIIQSPEENPNPIERILLLTNSGNLLQFRFKVTAKDPRGIEILQPNSLTIKTATRINTRIQVSKAPIQISKIISQNMIPHDLADDTMTVESITKPYIQKLKVKFTDVVFFIHERMDIRMRLLVDSGKHLFVPDTKSPDSVGENFIPYSEYMHLAKSTKDSQKYFSEICVPLKFKNIFPFGYLQILHTEKTNINDYNLVLHAANKLCNEIEESDVFNYSKHVSNIMDISSTGLSFAHPQSKHFGKLFSIGSIILFEMYEYDKSIGTFRAVVRNIKPLEKLFRIGCQFFHTAEEDKTIEVLMEKHFPESFKELELKKANFENSNDKPKTKVDSVLESLTDEEKPKDEAGTEENTEEDSTESNLPDPKEQT, from the coding sequence ATGGAAACGAAAGAAATTACAGATATAAATTCAATTAATAAAATGGTTGAGACATTATTTAAACAGTTTCCCGTTTACACCATTCTAGAAAAAAAACCAGTTCAAATTAAAATTCTAGCAATAAAAAACCAAAATGTAATCATCCAATCTCCTGAAGAAAATCCAAATCCAATAGAGAGAATTTTATTATTAACAAATTCAGGGAATCTATTACAATTCCGCTTCAAAGTAACCGCAAAAGACCCTCGCGGAATCGAAATTTTGCAACCCAATTCCTTGACAATTAAAACCGCCACGCGGATAAATACAAGAATTCAAGTATCAAAGGCCCCAATTCAAATTTCGAAAATTATCAGCCAAAATATGATTCCTCATGATTTAGCAGACGATACGATGACTGTTGAAAGTATCACAAAACCATATATTCAAAAATTAAAAGTAAAGTTTACGGACGTTGTCTTTTTTATCCATGAACGAATGGATATTCGAATGAGATTATTAGTGGATTCGGGCAAACATCTATTTGTCCCTGACACAAAAAGTCCTGATAGCGTAGGTGAAAATTTTATACCATACAGTGAATATATGCACTTGGCAAAGTCCACGAAAGACTCTCAAAAATATTTTTCTGAAATCTGTGTTCCTCTTAAATTTAAAAATATCTTTCCATTTGGATACCTACAAATTTTACACACAGAGAAAACAAATATAAATGACTATAATTTAGTTTTGCATGCTGCAAATAAACTCTGTAATGAAATCGAAGAATCAGATGTGTTTAATTACTCAAAACATGTATCGAATATTATGGATATTAGTTCTACTGGTTTAAGTTTCGCTCATCCACAATCAAAACACTTTGGAAAACTTTTTTCCATTGGAAGTATTATTCTTTTTGAGATGTACGAATACGATAAAAGTATCGGCACATTTAGAGCTGTTGTCAGAAATATCAAACCACTGGAAAAACTCTTTCGTATCGGTTGTCAATTCTTCCATACAGCAGAAGAAGATAAAACAATTGAAGTGTTAATGGAAAAACATTTCCCTGAGAGTTTTAAAGAACTAGAATTGAAAAAAGCTAATTTTGAAAACTCCAATGATAAACCGAAAACAAAAGTTGATTCTGTCTTGGAAAGTTTGACAGACGAAGAAAAACCTAAAGATGAAGCAGGAACTGAAGAAAATACAGAAGAAGATTCGACAGAAAGTAATCTGCCTGACCCTAAAGAACAAACTTAA
- a CDS encoding aldehyde dehydrogenase family protein produces MKIKSMHYKLWIGGKWTETGETNIIKSPFSGTTVALIEQAGEQDIEKMITEASLAFPKFKNTSRYARSILLKQIADKIELRKNEFINVIVNEAGKPISLAEVEVNRAITNFYTASEETKRYAGDLIPADSDLHGIHFDQMISFFTPRGIVLGISPFNFPLNLVVHKVAPALAIGACIILKPSPEAPGAANLLAEIFLEAAKHVTNEIEEIPFSAFQVIHCSNELASRMVEDKRISVLSFTGSDLVGWNLYAIARKKKVCLELGGNAAVIVHRDADIQRAVSRSVIGAFSYSGQVCISVQRIIIHKEIYSEFKRLFLEETEKLVCGDPTDKNVIVGPLINRNARDRIFSWIEEAKSSGAILLTSINALENVLYPVVLESVSTNAKIFTEEVFGPVVLLDSYETFPEAIEKVNDSRFGLQVGVFTDSDWLMQQAINDLDVGSILFNEVPSFRADHMPYGGVKDSGLGREGIRFAMEEFSERKTIIKWRNQNGTK; encoded by the coding sequence ATGAAAATCAAAAGTATGCACTATAAACTTTGGATTGGAGGAAAATGGACAGAGACAGGCGAAACGAACATTATCAAATCGCCATTCTCAGGAACTACTGTAGCGTTAATTGAACAGGCAGGAGAACAAGATATTGAAAAGATGATTACCGAAGCTAGTTTAGCATTTCCCAAATTCAAGAACACTTCTAGATACGCACGTTCCATTTTATTAAAACAAATTGCTGATAAAATCGAATTAAGAAAAAACGAATTTATCAATGTAATTGTCAATGAAGCAGGTAAACCAATCTCTCTCGCCGAAGTGGAAGTAAATCGCGCTATAACAAATTTTTATACCGCTTCAGAAGAAACAAAACGTTATGCGGGAGACTTAATTCCTGCAGACTCCGATTTACACGGAATCCACTTCGACCAAATGATTAGTTTTTTTACACCTCGTGGAATTGTTCTTGGAATTAGTCCATTCAATTTTCCATTAAATTTAGTGGTTCATAAAGTAGCCCCTGCTCTCGCTATCGGTGCTTGTATCATTTTAAAACCATCTCCAGAAGCACCAGGAGCGGCAAACCTATTAGCAGAAATTTTTTTAGAGGCAGCAAAACATGTAACTAATGAGATAGAGGAAATTCCCTTTAGCGCATTTCAAGTTATACATTGTTCAAATGAACTCGCATCCAGAATGGTAGAAGACAAACGGATATCTGTGCTTAGCTTCACTGGAAGTGATTTAGTTGGTTGGAATTTGTATGCCATTGCCCGCAAGAAAAAAGTTTGCCTAGAGTTAGGTGGTAATGCAGCAGTAATAGTCCATAGAGATGCAGATATACAAAGAGCCGTTAGTCGCTCTGTGATTGGAGCATTTTCGTATTCAGGACAAGTTTGTATATCCGTTCAAAGAATTATTATCCATAAAGAAATTTATTCCGAATTTAAAAGATTATTTTTGGAAGAGACTGAAAAACTTGTATGTGGAGATCCGACGGACAAAAATGTTATTGTTGGCCCACTCATCAATAGAAATGCGAGGGATAGAATTTTTTCTTGGATTGAGGAAGCAAAATCTTCAGGTGCGATCCTATTGACGTCTATCAATGCATTAGAAAATGTATTGTATCCGGTGGTATTAGAATCAGTTTCTACAAATGCTAAGATATTTACAGAAGAAGTATTTGGTCCAGTTGTTCTTTTGGATTCCTATGAAACTTTTCCAGAAGCAATTGAAAAAGTAAATGACTCTAGATTTGGTTTGCAAGTAGGTGTTTTTACAGACAGCGATTGGCTTATGCAACAGGCAATCAATGATTTAGATGTTGGATCAATTCTATTTAACGAAGTTCCCAGTTTTCGTGCTGATCACATGCCCTACGGAGGCGTAAAAGATTCTGGCCTTGGAAGAGAAGGAATTCGATTCGCTATGGAAGAATTTAGCGAGCGCAAAACAATCATTAAGTGGAGAAATCAAAATGGCACAAAATAA
- a CDS encoding PLU-1-like domain protein, translated as MDFPDLESYFQVLTDTTDNIAIINTHYEADHDRDFKQLDDIFTDIVSRPWEHSPDDYYVLFTSYFTFHVKIIEEIVKEAREILNPEKREYLKKLVGYKKEADEWFLSLKKKRKSVMVAA; from the coding sequence TTGGATTTCCCTGATTTAGAATCTTATTTTCAAGTTTTAACGGATACTACTGATAACATTGCGATTATTAACACTCATTATGAAGCAGATCATGATAGAGATTTCAAGCAACTAGACGATATATTTACAGATATCGTCTCCAGACCATGGGAACATTCTCCGGATGATTACTATGTATTGTTTACCAGCTACTTCACTTTCCATGTAAAAATAATTGAAGAAATTGTGAAGGAAGCTAGAGAGATACTTAATCCAGAAAAGAGAGAATACCTAAAGAAGTTAGTAGGTTATAAAAAAGAAGCAGACGAATGGTTTCTTTCCTTAAAAAAGAAAAGAAAATCTGTTATGGTAGCCGCATAA